In a single window of the Salvelinus namaycush isolate Seneca chromosome 6, SaNama_1.0, whole genome shotgun sequence genome:
- the LOC120049075 gene encoding uncharacterized protein LOC120049075, which yields MWPLVCALALAACSSVSPLLQETTSDPPISTETRTEVRTQPDHQTEAQTRAEFQTQPELRTEAQTVAQTQAELQTQPELQTGSPTELESQAATSNHTGLLCVSVLPPRRGSFYVERGTGVSVGTVLAFWCREGYQLVGSDKISCSVRAGKPQWSNFLPVCEAIPRPEDRGLRVAVLASVVSGIVILAMSLSFIICCLQERTGKDRGSRRDGRSRRRDTRSSRRSECWLEREEGDWDTYPPPKIFHLSQRPDLRLAAESPVYLGGMAGFDNRGYQRSQESLLKAPLPGLFRAESQIIYPHVVLQRVPTPTAPTAPTAPVYLHNMPSNSASNSGCAPSQPHHMPPYPTPQYPIQNSTPQRVPWQTQPH from the exons ATGTGGCCCCTGGTGTGTGCACTGGCCCTGGCTGCATGCTCGTCGGTCAGCCCCCTCCTCCAAGAGACCACCTCTGATCCTCCCATTTCTACAGAGACACGGACTGAAGTACGGACACAGCCAGACCATCAGACAGAGGCACAGACACGTGCAGAGTTTCAGACCCAGCCAGAGCTACGGACAGAGGCACAGACTGTGGCACAGACACAGGCAGAGCTACAGACACAGCCTGAGCTACAGACGGGGTCCCCAACAGAGTTAGAGTCACAGGCAGCTACCAGCAACCACACAG GTCTGTTGTGTGTGTCCGTGCTTCCCCCGAGGCGGGGGTCGTTCTATGTAGAGCGTGGGACGGGGGTGTCGGTGGGTACAGTGCTGGCCTTCTGGTGCAGGGAGGGCTACCAGCTGGTGGGCAGTGATAAGATCTCCTGCAGCGTCCGGGCAGGCAAACCCCAGTGGAGCAACTTCCTGCCAGTCTGTGAGG CCATCCCGAGGCCAGAGGACCGGGGTCTGCGCGTGGCCGTGCTGGCTTCGGTGGTCAGTGGCATCGTCATCCTGGCAATGTCGCTCTCCTTCATCATCTGCTGCCTGCAGGAACGCACTGGGAAGGACAGGGGCTCCAGGAGGGACGGCAGGagcag GCGTAGAGACACGCGGTCTTCTCGGCGTAGTGAGTGctggctggagagagaggagggggattgGGACACGTACCCCCCTCCTAAGATCTTCCACCTGTCCCAGCGGCCGGACCTCCGGCTGGCTGCAGAGAGCCCGGTCTACCTGGGGGGCATGGCCGGCTTCGACAACCGCGGATACCAGAG gaGTCAGGAGAGCCTACTGAAGGCCCCGCTTCCTGGTCTGTTCCGGGCAGAGAGTCAGATCATCTACCCCCACGTAGTGCTCCAGAGAGTCCCCACCCCCACCGCCCCGACTGCCCCTACAGCCCCTGTTTACCTCCACAACATGCCCTCCAACTCTGCCTCCAACTCTGGATGTGCTCCCTCACAGCCACACCACATGCCCCCATACCCTACCCCGCAGTATCCTATCCAAAACTCCACCCCCCAGCGAGTTCCATGGCAAACGCAGCCCCATTGA